The nucleotide window TAAGATTAGTTATAGGGTGCAGCAGGAAACCCTAgcaaagaaataaagaaatacATATATGGAGTCTGGAGAGGTCTTTTTCTAGCAAATAATAACACGAGAGACAAATATGCATTGCTCTAACCTCAAAGACgagaagaaagataaaaaaaaaaacattaaaacgcAAATATGCATatcaactaaaaataataattaccgAAGATCCCAAATGAAAGACGACTCCACAAAATGATTAAAACACATAAGATTTAATTAAAAGGTGGTCTTGAAGGTGTACCAGCTCCCCATCCATGCAAATGAGGATCAGCGGAAAACCCATAACCACCGACATTACCTCCTAACTGTCCCTGACCAGTCACTCCTGACGGCGGAGATGCTGATGGAGCTTGCTGCATCTGCGGTGCTCCTCCTGCTCCTCCATCACcgccttcttcctcttcctcctcgaTAGGCAGTCTCTCGAAAACCGCATTTGAGAACGAAGTAGCCATTAGTATAACCGGAGCTGATGCCACAAGCGGGGCCACGACGACTCCTCCAACCACCTGACCTTGCCCTCCGGCCAGAAAAATCGACAGACCACCAGCACCAGGTGGCGCAGGTGGTGGCAAAACGGTTCCGGTTAACGAAAGAATCTCAAACCTTCCATGTAAAGTCACAACTCCTCCGGCTCCAACGCCAACGCCATTTCCAGAAGTGACTGGCTGACGGAGAGTGACGTTAGAAACGGTGCCGTTTCCTCCTAAAACGGAGACCCCTCTCCCTCTCCGCCTAGCGTAAGTTGAAACACTCTCAACTATGTCAGCTCCTGGAGATACTTCAAGAACATGAGATTTAAGCGCATTGGGGCTATCGCGCGTCACTATGATCGGTGGCTTAGCCTTGTTCTTAGATCCTGGTGGACGTCCACGTGGACGTTTCCCTGGTGCTGAGCTTGATGTAGCCCGGTCTGATGAATCTGGTCCACCCGGTTGATGATGGTCTTTGTTTGAGTGATCAGATTCTCTTGAATCATCCGAAGGCTGCTGGTGCTGCTCGTGTTGCTGCTGATGGCGATGCTGGTCAGTCAAGTTGATCCCGCCTTGCGGTTGAAATTGTTGATGGTGAATCTCCGGTCTGAAGAGGTTATGGAAGTGTCTAGAATTAGCTCCACCGCCTTGCTCGTAACCGCCTTCCATCGCCGCCGTATCTACTAGTTCTCTATCCCACCACTGTTTACTCGCCGGCACAAATCAACTTCTTGATTCTTGATCCTTCTCGCTCATATATTGATGAGAGGTGAGGAAGAGCGTGAAGATATAAAAAAAGAACTCTGACGATCAAGAGGTCTCAAAATTCATCAAGATTTGGAGGAGCAAGAAGGGATGAGAACAGAACTAAATTAAACAACAAGCAAAGAGAAAAAAGGTAACTTATATATGTCAAATGATCTCTCTCTTAGGTTGGGGAGAGGTAAGAGGAAACCCTAGTTAGGTAGCCTGATTAGGGCAAGAGGATGAAGCAGCTTCTTATTGACTACGAGAGATGTCGTATTTTTAGCGACTCTAATGTGCTCTAGAAAAGTAGAGAAAAGCTTGAGATTCATGTGGCGATGGATTTTTGGTCCTCTCATTGAACGAGGAAAGTAAAAGCAAAGGCAGACACCGATAATTTAGCGGAGAAACAATaacctttattttatttttctatattaatataatttaatataaatgtgaaattatgaatatatgttttataaaatgtatatattacGCACACAACCCGACAAAGTATGTGAGTAAGTGGTTATCTTTGCATTGGATCCCGAAGAAAACGATGGCTTCGTCGAGGTTTTTCTTTGGCTccatataaataaaagaaagattgtgaaattttataatttgaaagCCTGAGATAAGATAAGATTAACAGGTGAGGAAACAAAAGAGTCAAAGGACTATTTGTTTATGAGAAACTATAGACAAAATATAGAAACGCATCATTTTCGACAAAAAAATGTCAAGTGGAAGTTGAGTACAAAGATGATAAACGAATCCCACAAAGACCACACTCACTTTAAAGGCGCGTGACTAACATGGAGTCGACCCATCTAAGCTTGAACCTCATCGGACCGTGACTGGGTATCCTAATTTTCAAAATGCACTGCACCCATATAGTAAAACCTAAAGCTCCTTAACGTGGACGCATGTGGGCAAAATTTTTGTGGAACCCCTTTGAAACTGACCGGAACCGTCCATCGTCATGGCTTGTGGGACCCACGAACCATCGTTTTTGTCAGCGCAACCTGCCGAGACTCAGTGCAATGTACTTGAACCGGACACGTTAGCTTAATCCGCACGTGTACAGACAAAAGTCACGTGCAGTCAAAAGGTCAGAGCATGAAAATGAAAGGCAAGTAGTGTGATCACGTGGAGGCGGTCGGAGACATCGGTACTTAGCCAATACCTTATCCAATCGCACTCCTCCGTAATCTATCCAGCTTACCCATATCACAGTCACTCTTCATTAAGGTATTGTACTTTGGTTCTGCTGGATGAGACGGTCCTAATTATAACTCTTAAGTAAAGCTCTTATGAGGTATATATGATCCTACTGATTTAAATTGGTCAACCCCTTTCTCTTTAATTAATCATATAGTATGTATCAATAATTGATACGTCCAGTTAATTATAGCATATATAGAAGTTACAATTCACCCCTTAAACAAAACCTACAATACTAAAAGAAAGTTATAACTCACCACACCAAAAAAAACCTTACCAATGCACACATGTGTCATTATATAAATCGACCGTTGTGTCCTTGACTACCATAAAAGTTATTTCTATCCACAAACCTGGAATAGAATTtttagcaaaaacaaaaaaatctggAATAAAATATATCCTGACGAAAACTGATAAAACAATAATTAAGGTGATAATGAGTCCGCTAGCTTGTCTAAAGAAATATTAGTAAGATTTTTGAGGCTATGacaacattaaaatttaaagatccctaaactaaaaaaaaagatcctAATCCCTTTAATAATAGTTATTAACCCTACTTGATATGACATCATTTCAATTAAATACATGGAAAAACTGATGATTACGGGACACCCATTTATCAGTATTTTTATatctaatttgatttttttttttgtatcaatCAAACGACAACGcgccaaatatatatatattattttatttttgtaaactatCGCGCCAAATATatacttagagcatgattatcaaCGTCCCAAAAGCCGTCCTTCGCTAtttttggattaaaaaaaaaaatgaaaaaggggATTAATGTGTGGGACGGCCTTAGTTAAGAAGTTTTCTTAACCGTCCCAATGAGACACGTGTCGGCTGAAGGGAGTAAACGAAAAGGGGGTAGGGCAAAATCGAGTCAATTGTGAAACCATGTCTTTCTCGATCTCTCTTGTCTCTCGATCTCtcatctctcttctctctcgatCTCTCATCTCCGTCGCGTTCTCCGGTTATCTCGATCTCCCCACGGTGCTCTTCTCAATCTCTCGGCAGTTCTCCTCTCGATCTCTCGTGGGTTCTCGTCACGGCGGTTCTCCTCGGCGGTTCTCCTCGGTGGTGCCGCAGATGCCATTGACGAATATGTTCGGATGGCTGAAACCACAGCTAGAAAATGTTTGCACCATTTCACTGCGGGGATAATCCACTTATTTGGCGATGAATATCTAAGACATCCAACACCGGAGGATCTTGAAAGACTACTAGCTGTGGGAGAACAACGTGGATTTCCGGGAATGATtggaagcatcgactgtatgcattgggagtggaagaattgtcctGCCGCTTGGAAAGGAATGTATTCACGTGGAACCGACAAACCCACAATCGTGTTGGAGGCGGTAGCTGGACAGGACCTCTGGATATGGCATGCGTTTTTTGGAGCTCCAGGTACTATGAATGATCTTAATATTCTTGATCgatcacctgtttttgatgaaatAATTAACGGAAACGCTCCGGAAGTCCATTTCCATGTCAACGGAAGGGAGTACGATTTGGGTTACTATCTTGCCGATGGTATTTACCCGAAATGGGCTACTTTTATTCAATCAATCCGACTCCCACAAGGTCCAAAACCTTGTTTATTTGCTAAAAGACAAGAATTCGTGCGAAAAGATGTTGAGCGTGCCTTCGGAGTCCTGCAAGCTAGATTTGCGGTTGTTAGAAATCCTTCTAATTTATGGGATAAAAACAAATTAGGAAATATTATGAGAGCATGCATCATACTCCCTAATATGATTGTCGAGAATGAACGAGATTCCTACCTCCGCACATCAGAATTTCAACAAGGAAAAGATGATGATCCCAGTTTTGTAGTCAGACGGACTACAAATATCCGTACTACATTGGGACGTCGAGCAGATGTTCGGGATACAGCAGGCCATCTACAATTAAAAGAAGATTTGATCGAACATATTTGGGATAAATACGGACATTTACCAAATTTACCAAATGATATGTAATTTTTATGTTTgtatgaaattaataaaatgtgtgtttgttttttattaataaaatgggATGTAAAATGTTTGTAATTTTCTATTAAAGTAATAATTTAGTTTGTTCTTATATgtgttattaaatttaaaatggaattttgtcttaaaaaaattaaaagttaaggACCCAGAAAAAGTCCCACCAATAATCATCATTTTAACAAAAAGTCCTTAACAAAGTCCTAATctacaaataataattaaatactcTAAGGACTTATCAATTGGGACAAttgataatgatgctcttagcAGATATTATCTAATCAGTTATCCCTATATATGTATTGTAACAACATACCAAAACAAAATTGTCATCTCAACgcttatctctttttttttttttgtcgtctgtATTATAATGGCAAAAACCCAAGGAGGATTTTACAAGATTAAGGTCATCCAGGCCCAGccatattaaaacaaaaaaacaaagaggCCCACAACGGCCCAGCCAGGAAGAGTCCAAAGGAAGAAGGTGACGAGACTGGCATCAGGTTGAACGAGAAGCGCAGGTCATGCGCGGTAGGGACACGTGCCAAGCGAAAGCGCCACCCTTCTTCACCGACTTGCACGTCATCGTCGGAATTCAAATCGGCGTTTCACCGGACACACCGGAAACAGAAACCCGTTCAATGAAAACCGACGAAGACGATGATTGGAAGTGAAAAGACTTCGATAACAACTCCTTAATCTTCAACACCGGACCGTCAACCACCGGAAACTTCAATCGACACCGCCGAGAGTAAATCCAGTAGCAGAACCACCGTCGTACCAAAGACTAAACCAAACGGTCTCTGCTTAGAGAAAACGCTTCAACCACATACGATCGAGAATTAAGGATCCGATTCACAATCAGATCTGAGAACGAAACTCTTTCGAATCAGGAAAAGCTCAAGCGGAGAGAGTAGAcaaaccggaacatccggataTAAAGCCGCCGTCATCACCAGAGGATAAGGTGCGACGCAGAGACTAAAGCCGGCCGCCAAACACCTGAAGAGAAAGCGTTTACGCCAGAACCAAAAATCGGCCGACCACCGAAAAAGGTGCGACGCCGGAAAAGAGACCCACAAGAGTGAAGATACGCCGGATAACACTAGACTGAGGTTTGGTCTCATCACTTTCCTCCGTGAAAGATGGATATCTCTATGTTACTTCAAtttaaaagttcaaaaaattACGATGCATGTTAATTTTGTACCGGTAAATAAAGAACGGCCACTATTGTCAGTCCTGATCTTCAAATATGTTCGTCAATGTTGTGTTGATAGTTCAAAACCCACCGACATTAGTTTTTGTAGATGATAGCTATCGATACTAGATAAATTTACGTTTCAAAGATAATAATTAGAACCAACAAGATCAATCAACAAGTATAATCCAACTCTTTATATCAAATTATCAATCAAATCATACTTTATTTGGCTTGTAGCACGGAATCTAACATGGGTTGCTTTGTATACATAGAAATGAATATAAAGTATATTGACCTACAAGGCTACAAACGTGGATATATTGTAATATTATGAATAACTTTGCTTTTGTCAGAAAGAAACTTTTGCTATTGCTATATACAGTAACAAAAATttgaaccaaaaatatatatatatatattggcaACAAAACATATAAAGAACTATTACAATTCTGACGTTTTTTTTACTTTGACTTTGACATGTTATTACATATACAATTAAGAAAACTCTACAATTAATAAGAtgaaactttattttattgCTCCTATCAATTTGGAGATCTTGGTATCCCAAATATACTTTTGTTTGCTGTAATTAGTGTataccatttttttttacaacgacAATGGTGGCCACGATTTAAGAGGAGCTactaaaatcaattaaactaGTGGTCTCCACtagattttataatataaaccaGAAATCACGGATCAACCTTTTTGACAAATGCCTAATCCCATTCTCACAGGCTATCGCGACTTGTGATCTGCCACTACCTCATccacaaattttaaaaagtattaatAATCATAAAGCTGGGgaataaaacaaaatgaaatttCTTTTAGTGTCTATTCAATAGTCAATATTAGGATATACATCAATATATTAGAATAGTAAGTTTATCATTATCTATTATATACTATTCCATATTAGTTTAGGAAATTAGTTTGATTTATTCTCTATATAAACAATGCATcttgtaatattattttcatgagAGTCTAATATAATTCTtccataaacacttttgtgttcTTTACTCTCATCaatttatcatggtatcagagcctgaacaaaactaaaaacatcaaaaacatcCATATTCTCGTTTGTCTTGCAAAATCACAGAACAATCAATTCTCATTCAAAAACTTCTGTATTCACGACTTgaaaaagaagatttttattcaATCATAGTCTTGGTGTCTTTGCAAAATCGCAAATCATCAAACTTATTCTCTATTCCTTTGTTTCTCGATTTGAAACAAGGAAAATTCATTCAACAATTCAAACATTCATTCATCAACTTTCGTATGGCTATTAGCTCACGAAGATTCAGATTTCTTTACGGCAGTCTACCGGCAGCCGATTCACCCTACCGTGAAGATTGCAAAGCAAACAATCATCTCATTGTAGGATGGATAAAACAAACATTCGAACCAAAACTCAGATCATCTATCTCTACTTGCAAAATCGCAAGCTATGGGACATTCATCAAGCCTCCGCAACGATTAGTGCATGAGCTTGAGGGAGGGTATTGGGAGATCTAGAAGATTGATCTAATCCAATAGTCAATATTAGGATATACATCAATATATTAGAATAGAAAGTTTATcattatctattatataatattcCATATTAGTTTAGGAAATTAGTTTGATTTATTCTCTATATAAACAATGCATcttgtaatattattttcatgagAGTCTAATATAATTCTtccataaacacttttgtgttcTTTACTCTCATCAATTTGTCACTTTCATTATTTTCTACTCGTTTTGAATTTGATACTTTAATACTTTGTACACATATCTGAAGTAAATTACAAACTGTTTTGCAGAAAAATAATTTGGCTGGTTATATGAGATAAATATATAGTGaagattaaatatttatttattagaattaACTATTTAGTAGAGACGCTAGCTGCAAGCCTGCAACATGGCCAAATTGCCAATTTGGTATGATAACGAGCCCACATGTCTAACTTACCGTTTTTTGATTTTCTGAGTTAGTGTCCAAGGTTTTGGGCCCATAAATAAGGCTCCATACAAAGAGGAcaaaatctctactaataaaagggagcttttgaggctccataggacgtccacatcagcggaaaaaatttctcccaaaagatgacacgtggcataaaatatagttttacattttaatattaattattttcgaaaattgtaaaaaatatgtaaacatacagcattaaaaaatgaaaaaactacattaaacatatgtaagattactatttttcacttaaaaaaaaagatggcttatctccataatgtaacactaccgttttataaaaaaaaacaaaaaacattatatataatttcgaaaataataattatatgtaaaacatacaacataaaaatggaaatactacaataaacataaatatgtttgactatttgtccaagttcttctattaaacattgccgttttacattaaaaatagaaaaatacgtaaaaatttaaacatctatcttaaaatataaaatatagacattaactaaatataaagtataaaaaagagaaatactaaatatataaaaaaataataagtaaatattataaatatataaatatacgaattatatatacaataataagtaaatgcacaattttttaaaaatgaaaagagtatattaaatattaaacatctatcttaaaatgtaaaatatagatattaagtaaatagaaaatataagaaaaagaaataaacaacttaaaaacaatgaaaaaagtatattaagatttaaacatctatcttaaaatgtaaaatatagatattacgcaaatagaaagtataagaaaaggaaatacacaatttaaaaaaatggaaaaagtacattagtatttaaacatctatcttaaaatgcaaatcaatcttaaaatataaaattattagtaaatagaaagtataagaaataaaaacacacaatataaagaaaaataaataataagtaaatatataatataatctcgaaagatgacacgtgacattaaacatatgtaagattactatttttcacttaaaaaaaagacggcttatctccataatgtaacattaccgttttataaaaaaaacaaaaaacattatatataatttcgaaaataataaatatatgtaaaacatacaacataaaaatggaaatactacaataaacataaatatgtttgactatttgtccaagttcttctattaaacattgtcgttttacattaaaaatagaaaaatacgtaaagatttaaacatctatcttaaaatataaaatatagacattaactaaatataaagtataaaaaagagaaatactcaatatataaaaaaaaaataataagtaaatattataaatatacgaattatatatacaataataagtaaatgcacaattttttaaaaatggaaagagtatattaaatattaaacatctatcttaaaatgtaaaatatagatattaagtaaatagaaaatataagaaaaaaaaatacacaacttaaaaacaatgaaaaaatatattaagatttaaacatctatcttaaaatgtaaaatatagatattacgcaaatagaaagtataagaaaaggaaatacacaatttaaaaaaatggaaaaagtacattagtatttaaacatctatcttaaaatgtaaatcaatcttaaaatataaaattattagtaaatagaaagtataagaaataaaaatacacaatataaagaaaaataaataataagtaaatatataatataatctcgaaagatgacacgtggcataaaatatagttttacattttaatattacttatttttgaaaattataaaaaatatgtaaacatacagcataaaaaaatagaaaaactatattaaacatatgtaagattactatttttcacttaaaaaaagacggcttatctccatcatgtaacattaccgttttataaaaacaacaaaaaacattatatataattttaaaaataataaatatatgtaaaacatacaacataaaaatggaaatactacattaaacatatgtaagattacattttacatttttattttaagaaaataatatgtaaacatacaacataaaaatgaaaaaactacattaaacatatgtaagattaccatttttcactaaaacaaaaaaaagacggcttatctccataatgtaacattactattttgtaaaaaagaaaattatatataatttcgaaaataataaataatatgtaaacatacaccataaaaaatggaaatactacattaaacatatgtaaaattaccattttacatttaaaaataaaaataatatgtaaacatacaacataaaaaaatggaaaaactacattaaacatatgtaagattaccattgttcactaaaaaaacgggttatctccataatgtaatattaccattttattaaaaaaagaaaaaaaaacataaatataactatttgactatttatccaagttcttctattaaacattgccgttttacattaaaaatggaaaaatacgtaaagatttaaacatctatcttaaaatataaaatatagacattaactaaatataaagtataagaaagagaaatactcaatatatagaaaaataaataataagtaaatgttataaatatataaatatacgaattatatatacaataataagtaaatgcacaattttaaaaaaatggaaagagtacattaaatattaaacatctatcttaaaatgtaaaatatagatattaagtaaatagaaaatataagaaaaggaaatacacaatttaaaaaaatggaaaaatacattagtatttaaacatctatcttaaaatgtaaatcaatcttaaaatataaaattattagtaaatagaaattataggaaatagaaatacacaatataaagaaaaataaataataagtaaatatataatataagtgaataccaaatttaaaaaatgggaaattacattaagatttaaaaatatatattaaaatttaaatatagatattacgtaaaatgaaagtataacaaatggaaatatacaatttaaaaaatggaaaacgtacattaagatttaaacatctatcttaaaatgtaaaatagagatattaagtaaattaaaagtacaagaaatggaaatacatatacaggaaaataaataataagtaaataatgtaaatatataatatatgaattatatatgtaataataagtaaatacacaatttttttaaaaattgaaaaagttcatcaagcattaaacatctatcttaaaatgtaaaatatataatataagtaaatacacaatttaaaaatggaaaaagtacattaatatttaaatatctatttaaaaatataaaatatagatattacgtaaataaaaatgtaagaaatggaaataaacattttaaaaaatggaaaaagtacattaagatttaagcatctatcttaaaatgtacttctatcttaaagtggtagtaaattatataaaaatggaaataccacattaaacaaaaaaaaaatgtatagttttacatcaaaaaagtccctataaaactcattattccatccacatcaatctcacactattaaggaaaatttcaaagcactcaagcaaaaaaatggtttcactatcaactcttgccgtaccaaaaacctttaatgaccttgaatgagatttttttataacaacaaactttttgttatgtggattcattgttgggaaacccacaacttccaaaagccaaacttattcatgggaattgaattgtttttcatagactcaaaggtattcttacaaatttaaattaatctaatccataattttattgttaatattcatactaactctttcatgatcaaaccatttcagttaataaccattcaagcgtttatcccgaaacacttccttcctcgccgaatcaagtattggttcatattggtttagtattgtttttggtttactaaccggtttaggatggtcctattgtaaatataatttaagttggtttagcatatattatgtttaaaataacttaaattaaataataataatattatgcttaaaatataattttagagacttttcaaatatagtttacagaacattataggtgatgaatttaatttattaaattcgtttattacttaaaactaagttttaaaaaaacgtactgagttataaatatcaatgatggattggtgagtataacatgaagacaaaaatataaatatctgattttcaagataagaaattcagcttttattcaaatactcaatatataatatcttaaattattttttaaaaaatatacataatttatatatttagattaatcttccaaacttaaactattatattatatatgaataatgtttttaaataaaaataatttctgatttaaaataaaaataaaaacaacaaatgtttattttcaaataatggatgtaatttacattataatatcatttaacaagtattagatacgttttgatatatcattattttctatttccagaaaacaataaattgttaaacatcaatatcatctaggttaagtatacgaacaacaaaaattcaaacatcacaaaaaatatttacataaccattataatacaataatttaatcaaaaatacaattaaaaaaatattaaaaataatagttatatacttaatatttgaaaataaaagatatttttgctaaaattgtacctacctggccaaggagatcgaccatcattttacggatcgatcgaatgttgagcatgtggtcgatccaaaaatactctgcagtttaataaaatctctaaaacatttattccaacactcaaaagatagttttgttaaatatgataactagatagccaataaaattacaaaaaaatatttaaatagtaaaaaatatgttaatttaacgtgttaaaatttaaaaataaattttaattatgacatgcattttaacatttatataaatataaatcatagcctaaatataaataatttaacaacttcaattagaaaaaaataaaaatcccgggcgtagcccgggttaatccctagtttTTAGAAACGCCCATGTGTAGGGACACTGACGTGATGTTCATCAGTTTTGATTAGACCCGAGCATTTTATCCGGATCTGAAATCCAAACTATAACCTTCTAGTTTGGCTTGGGTATCAGTAAGGTCATTTTATTCTATTGGATCTTGTTGTGGAGGGCTCATGGGTCTTGTTTCGGATCCGAGTCTGACCCGACTCGTTCgagattttaattttaagaatAGAAAGTCACAATTGAGTTCCAAAAATGATGTGGCCTTAAATAGGTCGATGAACAAGACATGCTGAGAAACAACATGGTCAGCGACAGAGAGACACTTGAGTTAGTAGGGTTGTCGTCTTTGAAGGAGGAGATATTAGTGCCGTTAAAATCGCTGCAGATGAAAATGGTGGCAGAGAGAAAAATACAGAAT belongs to Brassica rapa cultivar Chiifu-401-42 chromosome A07, CAAS_Brap_v3.01, whole genome shotgun sequence and includes:
- the LOC103829405 gene encoding AT-hook motif nuclear-localized protein 27, which gives rise to MEGGYEQGGGANSRHFHNLFRPEIHHQQFQPQGGINLTDQHRHQQQHEQHQQPSDDSRESDHSNKDHHQPGGPDSSDRATSSSAPGKRPRGRPPGSKNKAKPPIIVTRDSPNALKSHVLEVSPGADIVESVSTYARRRGRGVSVLGGNGTVSNVTLRQPVTSGNGVGVGAGGVVTLHGRFEILSLTGTVLPPPAPPGAGGLSIFLAGGQGQVVGGVVVAPLVASAPVILMATSFSNAVFERLPIEEEEEEGGDGGAGGAPQMQQAPSASPPSGVTGQGQLGGNVGGYGFSADPHLHGWGAGTPSRPPFN
- the LOC108869000 gene encoding uncharacterized protein LOC108869000, which encodes MAETTARKCLHHFTAGIIHLFGDEYLRHPTPEDLERLLAVGEQRGFPGMIGSIDCMHWEWKNCPAAWKGMYSRGTDKPTIVLEAVAGQDLWIWHAFFGAPGTMNDLNILDRSPVFDEIINGNAPEVHFHVNGREYDLGYYLADGIYPKWATFIQSIRLPQGPKPCLFAKRQEFVRKDVERAFGVLQARFAVVRNPSNLWDKNKLGNIMRACIILPNMIVENERDSYLRTSEFQQGKDDDPSFVVRRTTNIRTTLGRRADVRDTAGHLQLKEDLIEHIWDKYGHLPNLPNDM